The following DNA comes from Moritella sp. 24.
CCAACCCAACTAGATTCCCAATTTCCTTTTTGATAGTCTCTTAGTACATTATAACTAGAGCTACCGTTTAGACGAAGAATCGAAGCTGTGGCTTCCTTTACTCCATTGCTATATTGGATATCCTTGACTTGAATAACCTGATTAACACTGTGCAGTTCATAAACTTTCGCACGATTATTTTTTTCGTCTCTAATTTTTTTAGATTTTAATTCAAACTCTGCTGGTTCAGGTAGTCCCGCTGCAATATGTATGCTAGACATGTCATCGCCAATACATGACGTTTTAGCGATTAACTCCCCGTCACTTTGCATACCCGTTACGACAACACAGACATCTGCTGAGACAGGCTCATTACCAGTGGTTCTTAAATAACGAGTATCGTAAAATGGTATCCAATCACCCATATTAGTATTTACATCTTCAAGACTGTCATCGTTTGAAGACTGTCTTGATAAGATCTCATGTAAATAGTCATTTTCTATTTCATCAACTTTCCACTTACCTTTTGCCTCTATAGGTTCCATTTCATAAGCATCACACAAGGTGATATTCATTAATGAAAACCCGCCTTGCGCTTTATAATCAACTCTGATTTGTGCTTGCATGTTGCCATTAGCATAGATCCCGCCACTTCCAAGTACACTTATCGATGGCGATTCTAACTCTTCAATAGGGCCTCCTGGGATTATGTCCCTACAAGTATTATTCGCGAATGTAGCCCCAGAAAATAACAGACCCAATAATAAAATAGATTTTTTCATATGTTTCATCCTGATAAATACTTCTATGAAGGTACGACCTAAACGCCAATAAATAGCTCATCAATCTGATGAGCTATTTAATTCAATTAATAAATGAACAAATCGTCGTTATCATTCCCGTTACCGAACTTAATGGACACAGATCGAGGAGTGCCATAAACATCTGTTATCGTTAAATCGTTAGTACGGTAATCTGACTCTCCAATTCCTGTAGGATAAGAATGCTTTCCTTCATAGTTGTAGCAGCTGTTACTACCGGTTCCGGTTTTATAGCAAAGGTTATCTGCTATCATGTAGTAATATCTATGTAGCTGAAATAAAAAGAATGACGTAATTAATGATGGTGAAGACGGGGGCGCTAAAGTGGGAAGGTCAAACGAACCGACGCTTTTAGAGTTTTCGTTTATGATCTCGACTGTATCGACTTTACTTGAGTCATAAGCCCATACGCCAACCCAACTAGATATCCTCTCTCCTGTTTGGGTATCTCGTAACACATTAAAATCTGATTGACTGTTTACACGAAGAGTCGTATTAGTGGCTTCACTTGCACCATTACGATATTTAATATCATGAATTTGAATGTTTTTATCTACACTATGTAGTTCATAAACTTTCGAAAGATGCTCGTTTGTATCATTTATCTTGTCCCAATTTAATTCAAACTCTACTGGTTCCGGTATTTCGGCAGCAACGTGGATGGTCGATACGCTATCTCCGATGCATGACGTTTTAGCGATTAATTCCCCATCACTTTGCATGCCAGTCACTACAACACAAACATCTGCAGACGCCTCAGTATCATCCGCTGTTCTTAAATAACGTGTATCATAAAACGGTATCCAGTCGGCGAAATTAGTGTTTACATCTTCAGGATTGTCATTGTTTGAAGGTTGACTTGATATAATCTCATGTAAATAGTCATTTTCTATTTCATCAACTTTCCATTCCCCGCTATCTTCTATAGGGGTCATTTCAAAGTAATCACATAAAGTAATATCCATTAATGAAAAGCCTGCTTGCGCTTTATAATCAACCCGGATCTTTGCTTGCATATTACCATTAGCATAGATATTCCCATTTCCAAGTACGGTTATCGATGGATAATCTAACTCCTCTCCAGAACCTCCTGGTGTTATTCCACGGCAAGAATCATTCGCTAATGTAGCTCCTGAAAATAAGAAACTCATTAATAAAATAGATTTTTTCATATTTTTCATCCTGATTAATATTTCCATGTATATACGATCCAAACATCTACCAAGGTAGAGTTCAGATTTCTAATTAATGTGATGCGAGAACACTTTAAAGCACCATTGTTAAGGTTTTGATGCGCAATTATTAACGGACAGTTAAGTTATCATGACTATAATGATTGTTATTTTTACACTAAGAATTAGGCCTTTTTAATTTAAATGCCCTAAGCCGAATCCATATTCTAATTGCCCAGACCCTTCCCATTGCTGATGCCTATCGTAGATCGTACCCAGCGATCCCATAAAATCTTCACGTAGTTCATTTCTGGTGTCTGATAACACGGAATAACTGCCAGACTGAGCCATTTCAACGATAGGAGAAGGCGAGGAGTTGTGAACGATACGGTAAGTATTTCGGGCGACACGTGCGCTGCGAAGCGTCTCTTTAACCAGCTTAGCAATAGCAACCTGCCCCGCAGTATAGGACCCAAGGAGTGGACCAGTATTTGAACCAACTCGAGAATCTTGCCGCCCAAAACTTTTTTTGGTGACATCTGTCCCACTCATTTTATCTTTGGCCATTTTTGCAGGCATGCGGGAGTAAAAGCCAAGCTTAACCACATTACTGCCGATATTAAGTCCTAACCCAGCCTTCGCTAACTTTTCGTTACCATTAAATGTTGATGCCACACCAAGTGAAGTACCAACTGCATCAACAGCTTCAAATGTAAGTTCTACTTTAGACATCCATTTAGCTTTAGAAATTTTTTGATAAAGACCAGTAGACTCTTTCCTTGCGTTGCGAAGATGCTTCGCGCCATTTTCCAAAACGCTTAAACCACCCAATGCAACAGAAGCGACATCAATGACGAGACCAGATACTGTCGATGTTTTTGAGAGAGCATTGTAAGCAGGATGACTCGGATCATCGATAATCGCAGCAGCGATACCGGTGGAACCAGATAAAAGCCCTGCGGTTAGTGCCGTCAGAC
Coding sequences within:
- a CDS encoding RHS repeat-associated core domain-containing protein, whose translation is MAKSSTAVVPAVIFENPMGFNGQPKDFAMDMYHLGNGYRVYNPALGSFHQFDGEMAPFGDGGVNGYTFASNDPINNIDPSGRVDASGIIGGILGILFSISVAVATVMTGGLATIPTLALSLTALTAGLLSGSTGIAAAIIDDPSHPAYNALSKTSTVSGLVIDVASVALGGLSVLENGAKHLRNARKESTGLYQKISKAKWMSKVELTFEAVDAVGTSLGVASTFNGNEKLAKAGLGLNIGSNVVKLGFYSRMPAKMAKDKMSGTDVTKKSFGRQDSRVGSNTGPLLGSYTAGQVAIAKLVKETLRSARVARNTYRIVHNSSPSPIVEMAQSGSYSVLSDTRNELREDFMGSLGTIYDRHQQWEGSGQLEYGFGLGHLN